agcttcttgctccaacgaggttgcgccgaacctttttcttttctagctttccggattccgctactacaccgtagcatcaaccaataaagattggctccttcctaactgcttcccagaactccaaacgtctgtctcacagagatgataatggtgagaaccaggtttggtataatgcctctcaaggatttgacaatggagaggaagagagtgagggaatttgatgagactctaaggtagagattgtgggtgaaacaatctggtttttctttagggtttctctctcaaaattctctctggaagctctctttcaatcgtgggttaaaagggtatttatactggagtgaagaggaatgcgaaacgtcaggtttttccaaaacaggggtggctcgcggcttgacctcgcggcttgactaagtcgcgagttccagtcgcgagttaaccgtatggccagttgtcctgttttgtcctgtaatgctccagctagcatgactgttcatcttccagcatgcttggcacgtgtgcatcttctggcgggttgaagctgcgagtccacccgcgagtcccacccgcgacactctgttttcttgcacactcttgagcaatcttcactctatctcactcactacccttacaacaatcccacctaaatacagggttactaaatgctgaattacaagcaaatttggcacggaataaagccaattagatggttgaataaattcaaccttacaatatgaCTTTCTCTAAGGTATGATGCGAGGAAATGCTAGAATCATACTTAgaatgtatttttgttttttatcttttttttatccGTCCTTAAATTTTCTAGTGTGGATTACGTCCAATGCATCCAGTGCACTGGACCTATAGATGTAGTGACACGTGTTAAAAATGGATAGGTGTCACAATCGTAGCGGGTCTAGTGTCACTGGACATTGGACGTAAGCCGCTCACtaaatttttaacaacttgaAACCTTGCAAACACATTCATAATAATTTGTCACATATAAATCCCTACAACCAAATACCTCAAATCCTAAACCACGCATACATGAAATAGAGACCCAAATAACCTCCAAACATTCAAGTACGGTGCTCGGGTTGCTATTCACAACCCTGTAATAGCAATCCAAACCTTAGGTTTTCCCTTTATTTCTTCCAAGACCATTACTTTATCCTTGTTAGAAACCCTATATTCCGTACAATTTTTCCTgcttttttttctacaaaaatctaaccttaattcttaaaatttctaGCTGTCCAGATCTTCTAAATTTGGTTTGGATTGTTCCCTTTTGCCTTATGTTGCTAAATTTGTTTGATGCTTTAGTTTTAGCTTTGTTCTTGTGTGTGTGGTGCGAATTAAATTATGTGATTTACGTTTGGGTATTGTTTCGTCTAGGTTGAATCTAGGGCTGTCCATCTCACCCGCCCACCCGCCCAACTTGCCCGTACCCGACCTGCTACAACCCAATCCGACTGCTCCAGTGGTCGGACGCGGGTCCCAGTCTCCAAAACCCGATGCCGGTGGTTCGGTTTCGGGTCTCGTCATTTAAAACCCATTCAACCTGACCCGCCCGAAGAGAGAACAACCTACTGCGAATTCAAGCTTTCCGACAAGTTTTCCAGCACTATTTGGTAGATTTTGGCGATCAAAACGGCGATTCTCGGCACGATTTGGGGGAAAAAAGCATCGGATTTGGCGAAATCTCTGCCAAAGCCGGCTAGATTGCACCGGATCTTGGATGGATTGGGATAGATCTTGtcaattttctccttttttttggtggtttccAATGGGTTTCATCTTCACCCGAAACCGATGCTCACCCGACGTGAAACTAATCGGTAAAACTTGATCTCCAATAGTTCAGTTGCGGGTTGGGCACCTGCCTACCCGATCTCCGGCGGGTCGGttgcgggttgggcacaaacccgacccgcccgACCAGTGGACAACCCTAGTTGAAGCTATGGTTTAGGTGTTGTCGTTGTGATTGAGGTCACCTCTACCTAACAATTTCTTGTGAGATCATGTTGGATGCCTTGTCAAAGAGGTCTTCTTTGAGCGGCAATTTATATCCGCCACAACTATTGGTGGCAAAATCTTAATAATGAACTTGCCACCACTTTTGGAGATTGATTGGATAGTTAGTTTTGGCCAAGCCTTGTTGGTCatgaatgatttttattttattttaggacagtaaagaaaaataaattaagaacatGGTGTTTGATGTGGAATGCTACCtctatttgtgaaaattttcagtaaaattGGTGGTACCCGACACCACGCATAGGCTAATTATTGTTTTGCACTGCTTTATATAAAATGTTTCGCATAATGTTCACACTTTCCTACCAAATTTCTACATTTTTTACATGATATGAAATACTTTGGACAGGATGTGAAAGAGTGTGTACACTCTTAGATGTGAAACAATTAAAGCCCCTTTCTATAATGCCACTATTGCTTATGTTACTCTTTCTATAAAAAACTCTTGCATATTAAAAGGGATTAATTTTTGCATGGTGACCTGATGTCAGATTCATACAGTGACGTataatatacatatttctaaTGGGTTATTGATTTATACGTCAACTTGATGTGGAATGCACATGTACTCGAGCCAATTAAATCCATAGGAAATAAAAGGGCCTTAATATTTAAAACATTAGcgcaaaaataaattatgactGAAAATGCTGCATGAGCGAAGTATGTATTTTAATATTAGATTTTGGTAGAAGATATGATTTTTTCGAATTGCTGGTTTATTCGTTTTTAAATAAGTTCATAACTTAACAAGAAATTTATTTGATGTATGGATTCTCAAGAAGAGAGAAGCCACTgtggtcccccccccccccccccccccggcgcGGACAGCCTAGATCCCACAATTGAATAAAAAGTTGAATCTACATTAGATCTCATCTGAATCGCCCCATCTATCCGTGGagaagttttcaaaaaaataaaaagagaagattaaataataaaaaaattaaaaaaataaagagccCATGAATGAATAATTCTTCATTGATTAAAATTGTTACTTGAGAATGTTTGTTTATGATCAGAGGAGAGTGATTAATGCACTAATgagaaagagtgagttgattcaagtgtgatgaaaaaaaaaaaaaaaaaaacaaagagagtaAAGGAATgcttttttgataagaaaaaaggtaaagaaatgctaaaataatatgaataaaaatatgtGGTAAAAAATAACTTGTTAATTAAGTAACAGAAAGTATGATTTTGAATAGAATAAAATggagaaaagaatacatgtggtaAACCCAAATATTTGGGACTAAAGCTTGGTTGCCAATGATTAAAAATAGGCTCTATGTCTAAAGATGCTTCATGAGAATGTGAGAACTGTGCTTTGATTCTATAATTTAACCATGTGAGAGTCATCTACTAACATGATTGCTAAATCCACTCAGCATCTTTTGACTAACCACATCCTTGTTTGTGttgttgtatattttatttattacttgtCTAAACTGAAAGTCTTCATCTGGCATTTTGAGTTTTGTTAGCATCTTGAATTCCCTTTTGTTGTAACACAGATATGTTTGAGGCAGCAGGTTTGGCTGCAACTTCTGCTGTGGGTGCTGCAGCTTCTGCTGTGTGTACTGCAGCAGGGGAGGCCTACAACTAtgggaaaaatattgtcaataACATGAGGCGCAAACCTGATAATGAAGCTGATAATGATCTAGAAGACAACCATGAAAGGttaaaagagaaagcaaagaagCTGTATGCCAGAAGGGATAATATATTGGCTCAAACAAAGACAAAGCTAGTCAATCAAGTCTGCGAAGCTTGGATTTCCAGGGTCAAGAAGAGTGAAGAAGAGGTGCGAGAACTAGAAATCAAGTACAGTGatgaaaaaagtaataaaaagagACGGAGTAAGCATGGGTCAAGCAAGTCACGCACAGATCTTAGCAAAATCATGGCAGAGAAGTGTGATGAACTGCATAATCTTTGGTTAGAGGAAAAGTAAGATAGGAATACTAGTTGAGAAATTGCCAGAGCGTGTGATAATTATGCATGGACCCAAACCAGAAGACAAGCCATTTCTCCACTCAACTGTTGAAGAAATACTGGGCCATCTAAGAGATAAGAATGTAAAAAGAATTGGACTTTGGGGAATGCCAGgaattaggaaaacaaccatAATGAAGAGCTTAAATAACTATGAAGAAATTGCTAAAATGTTTGATATTGTTATTTGGGTAACTGTATCAAAGGATTTGAGTTTAGAAAAGTTGCTACACAAAATTGCAGATCGGTTAAAATTGAATATGGAAGGCATCACTGAGCCTGAAATTGCACAACAAATATGGAGAGAGTTAAAAAGCAAAAGGTATCTACTTCTTTTGGATGAAGTTTGGGACTTTCTTGATCTGTCTCTAATAGGAATGTATGAAAGTGAAATGGATAGCAAGGTGGTATTGGCAACTAGATATCTTCATGTTTGTTCTGATATGGATACTCATTTGGAATTAAATGTGCCACCATTGTCTGAAGCTGATGCATGGAATATGTTCAAGGTAAAGGTGGGTCGAAATTTCAATATTCCAAATGTTGAACCAATAGCCAAGGAAGTTGTTATTGAATGTGCTGGTTTGCCACTCTTGATAGACAAGGTAGCAAGTAATTTTAGAAGAAGGGATAACATTCACCTATGGAGGGATGGATTAAGAAGTTTGCGGAGATGGCCTAGTATCAAAATCCAAGGCATTGGTGAATTGATTGAGTGCTTGGAgttttgttatgaaaatttgaaagatgAGGTTCAAAAGGATTGCTTTCTCTATTGTGCATTATATACTGAAGACTATGAAATTTATACAGATCCTCTATTGGAATGCTGGACAGTTGAAGGTTTCATTCATGATGCAAGTGAGTTTAGAGTTGCACGTGGGATAGGGCATTCGATATTGAAGGAACTTATCAGCGTGTCTTTGCTAGAGAAGAGTGAAAAGATGAATCATGTGAGGATGAACAAAGTAATACGAACTATGGCACTTAACATTTCTTCTCGAAGatgtaattttaatattttggtgAAACCCCATGAAGGGTTGCAAGAGGCCCCCGATGAGGTAGAATGGCAAAAAGCAAATCGAATCTCCTTGATGGATAGTAAATTGGGCACTTTGCCGAAAATGCCAGATTGCAATAAGCTTTCCACACTGTTATTACAGAGAAATTGGGAACTAAAAGAGATTCCTGATTTATTCTTTCGATACATGCAAAATCTACGAGTTCTAGATTTACATGGCACTGGAATTACGTTATTACCACCTACTATATCCGTCTTGAAGTGTCTTAGAGCGCTATATTTGCATTCTTGCATCTCTTTAATGAATCTCCACTTAAATGGACTTGAGCATCTTGAGGTGCTTGATATTCAAGACACTGGGCTTAATCATTTTCCAATTCAGATTAGACATTTGATTCGGTTGAAGTGTTTACGTATGTCATTGTTGAATTTTGGCATTAGACATTCAAGTGATGTAGAATCTTGTCGAAATGTCTTTTCAAGTCTTTATTTATTGGAAGAGCTACAAATAATTGTGGACTCAAATAATCAAAGTTGGGAGCTAACTGTAAAGGCTATTTCTGAGGGAGTGGCTACCTTGATGCATTTGACTTCACTTTCAATTTGCTTCCCTACAGTGGATTGTCTTAAGAGTTTTATCTCAACGAGCCAATTATGGAAAGTTTGCTGCTTCACATTTCAGTTTTCTGTTGGTTACCATGACACAGCCCTTTATAAAATTCTTGGTTGCTTTGAATATCAAAATATGAATTGTTTGAAATTTGCAAATGGTGAAGGTGTAGATCCTATCATTACAGAGGTACTTTTGAAAACTCATGCATTTGAATTGATTGGGCACAAGGGAGCTTCAAGACTATCAGATTTTGGTGTTGATAGTATCAACAAGATGCGAGGTTGTTTGATTGAAGGGTGCAATGAAATTGAAACGATTGTTGATGGCAATAGCATAACAGGAAGTGCGTTAATATGCTTGGAACAGATGCTCATAAATAATGTTCCAAATTTAAAAACCGTTTGGGAAGGTCCGGTACATTATGGAAGCCTATCTCAGTTAACAACTTTAACGTTATGCAACTGTTTGAACTTGAAGATGATATTCTCTAGTGGCATGATTAAAGAACTCTCTAAACTTCAACACTTAGAAGTTGAAAAGTGTCCTGAAATTGAAGAGATAATTACAGAGTCTCAGAATATTGGGCTGGAACCTGAGGTGCTTCCAAGATTAAAGATGCTAGTACTTTCTAATCTTCCAAGAGTAAAAAGAATATTGACCAGTGACTCATTAAAATGGCCATCTTTAGAGAGGATTAAGATATCCATGTGCCAAATATTGACAAAATTGCCTTTCAACAATGAGAATGCAATCAACTTGAGATGTATTGAAGCTGATCAATCATGGTGGAGTGCATTGGAATGCCAAGATGATGCTATTAAACAAAGATTAAGTTCTATATGGTTTCAATCTCCTTAATAGCGGTTCTTCTGGATAAGGTAGTGGTAGAAATATCTGCTCCATCTTTGAGTTTGtaatatttaaattgattttctttccttttcaagaTATCGTTTAAATGTGTGTGATTACATGAATGTTGGATTGAAACCTTCCTTATAGTTGGTTACGATTGTCTTAAATCTTTCATGAAAACTCCTGAACATTTAAGTTATACCATGTAAGATAAATCTTGCTTCACTTCAGTTATGGGTAGCCAAACCGACCTTATATGGGTATTTcatgaatttttgtttaatttctgAATAATAAGAACTTTTGTCTATATAGAGAAAGTATTGCTTCTAGAAAGCATTTAGAAATGTACTGTACATACTAGAAGCCTAGCTTGACTAACAGCTTTAAATTTATGCAGATGCTTGAAGTTGAAGGTATTCTCCAATGGCATGGTTGAATAGCTCTTTGAATTTCAATACTTAAGAGTTGAAGTatgtcttgaaattaaactgaTAATTGTGGTTGAAATTTCGAAATACATTTGGTTTGGTTACTCATTGAAGTGGCTATAGTTAGAGAGGATTGCAATATCTATGTGCTCAATGTTGACAAAATTTCCCTTCAACAATGAGAATGTAGATAATTTGAGACATATTGAAGGCAATGGTGGAGTTAATTATTATGGCAAGAAGatgctagtgaacagtggttaCGATCTATATGCATTTTAAACGCAGTGCATTTGGCTTCATTCTTGTTCACAGCAGTACTGTGTAAGGAAGTGGTCGAGTCGAGGGTCTGCTTCCAACTTTTGGTTTGTAAGATTTAAAACTTTCATGTTTTCCTACTTTTTAAAATGACACATGAACGTTAGCATCTACTAAGACTACTATATTGACATGTGATGTGATTGTTTAGTGtttgtaatttaaataaatattagacTGAAACCCTTTTATATAGTTGGTTATGATTTTCTAACATTTCTAATGAAGTTATACAGTTTAAGAAGCAATTTCTTGCAACAAATCTACCTTTTTCACATACCTCCAGCTTTTAATTGTTTGATTGGAAATGGTCGAGTCCAGCTTGCCTCATGATCATCTTTCCCAAAACTTTGTCTTGTTCGATATATTATGAGATTATGATTTAAACATATGAGCGTGACTTATCCAAAATTGAGGCATGAAAAGTTGTGTTTATTAGAGAATGAACAAAGGTGGTAAACTACGCTTTGTCGATGTATAGGTGTTTTGTGTATTTCTGTTTGTTTAACTTCTTAGTAATAATGATAATCTGAATAACAGGAAATTTGACTCCATTCGTAAAATATTGCTTCGAGAAACCATTTGTGAATATGAATGGTAATGGCTAATGACCGACATGCTTAAAATTTCAATCTCCAACAATTTGAGCTGTGTCAATAAAAGGTTACAATTTGTTAATAGACCTATGTACACCCTTCCTTTCATGAATCAGATTTCGTTCCCTCTCTCATTTACCCCTACCTCACAGATGAAGCAAAATCCATGTTACCCCCTCACCTTTCTGATCCAAAGAAAACAGACAAAGGTAAAGTTTAGAATCTGGTTAACAAGGAAGCTCCATGCCAAAACTTTTAAACTAATTGcactaatttttttagaaagaggcaactttcttcttctctttcttcttcttcttacttatttattttaacatttttccttGCGTTTTCGTTACTGCCTAATAAGAGAACTAAAGTCTTCATTAATTTTTGCTGAGTAAAATATATGACagtaaaacatttaaaaatgtcCACTAGTACTCATACAAATGTTCGTGGAAAAGagggaataaaaaaagttaaagattATGTCATACAAGCgggaaaagaaacaaaatgaattTGCCCGATCAAAAGAGTCATTCTATTTCTTATCTAGAGTTCTCAAAATCTCATTTATTGTTAATCATATCACCAGCATTTAAATATTCATTgactaatatatttttaatatctgctatttaaataatttaaataatgatgTGGACCAAAAATTAAACCACTTATTTAACGTTGGAGCGTAaagattttaagaaatttattttgaagttaCTTTATGTCAATTTGTCTCTTTATGCTTAATATTTAACAAGGTGAGATTTCATAGAATGTGGATCCTCTAGAGTTTATAAAATAAAcccattaagatttttttttaaagttgttaAAGTACTTATGTCCATAGTGAGAAAGCTCTTGATGATTAAATATTGATAATAAGCACTTATATTGTAATGAACCCAGTGTAAGGTTTATATACCAGATAATACTTAACTAATCCTAGACTAACTCAGGGTTAAGTTGCTTGTTTTATAAGTACATGAGTCTACAATTGGCTTGGACAGTATATCTAACAAcagttgtaaggttgaatttattcaaccatctaattggctttattccgtgtcaaatttgcttgtaattcagcatttagtaaccctgtatttaggtgggtttgatgtaagggtagtgagtgagatagagtgaagattgctcaagagtgtgcaagaaaacagagactcgcggcttggcctcgcaggtgactcgcggctgcaagccgccagacgcagcacacgtgccaagcatgctggaaggtgaacagtcatgcaagctggagcactacaggacaaaacaggacaactggccatacggttatctcgcgactggactcgcaacttagtcaagccgcgagccacccctgttttgtaaaacttgacgttttacattcctctcccactccagtataaataccccttttacccacgattgtaagagagcttccagagagaattttgagagagaaaccctaaagaaaaacaagattgattcacccacaatctatacattagagtctcttcaaattcctcaactctcttcctctccattgtcaaatccttgagagactttataccaaacctgattctcaccattatcattgctgtgagagagctgtttggatttctaggaagcagttaggaaggaaccaatcttcattggttgatgctacggtctagtagcggaatccgggaagctagaaaagaaaaaggttcggcgcaacctcgttggagcaagaagcttagagggcttaggtgcactgggtagattaggcttggagggtctattgctgtccatgtatcccaactgtattttctagtggattgtttactgcttggagggcggcggaaaggttttacgccgagggcttcggtttcctcttcaataacacatcgcgtgttgtctttgtgtttgcatcttcctttctctctatctttgcctttttattatctactatggattgagttttaatttggcttagatagtttttaccaattccatattatagcttatgttaagtttccacacacttgttgtttgacataatgcttgaattggttaagctgtaatttgggggtctaaacgttcaagggtgtttatacacgtttttgaactttcaattggtatcagagcggatacactgttattggtttcattaccattgtgtgatccttgactcccttttgagatggatcggtctcaatccctaaatgcacctccatattttgatggtagtaattatgctttttggaaggttcgcatgagagcttttctgtgctctattgatgaatccgtttgggatgctgttgagattggttggaccagacctgaggcagccaaatccacttgggataaggcaacacttgctgcatctaatgctaacagtaaagcactcaatgctattttctgtggtgtgtctccagatgaatttcacaggatttctcacattacctttgccaaagaagcatgggagattttggaaaccacctatgaaggcacaaagaaagtgaaagacaccaagttgcaaatgctgaccactcgatttgaggagctcaaaatgagtgaggatgagtcttttgactctttctatgggaagctaaatgaggtggttgtcaacaagttcaacttgggggagaaaacggaggattcaaaaattgtaaggaagatccttcgatcattgccggaaagttttcgtgctaaagtgacagcgattgaagagagcaaggaccttgatgacatcaaagtacaggagctggttggttctctgcagacttatgagatgtcgctacCAAATCAAcagaagagtaaatctcttgctcttaagaccattaatgagaaggtggaagatcaagactcatcgggagaagatgtggttgacaaagatgttgcataccttgtcaaaaatttcagaaagttcttgaaattcaaaaataatggaaaatttgatgataaaagaaaattctaaagttctggaagggagaaaagggaattcaaaaagaaagatggaaaagaatcccaacctacacaaggtgtcacttgcttcgaatgtaacgggcatggacactttaagaaggaatgtccgaattatttaaAATCGAAatgcaaagtgtatgccacgacattgagtgactcggattcatctgactcagaatctgaagaaagctgtgatggagaggggaactatttagcttttatgactattgctcatgttgagtcttcagatgagttgaatttgcttgtacgagaccttggagaacatagcgatgatgaatcactaggaattgttgaagaatcagatgctgaagaagatgaaagcacaacaaatcttcaagagaattataactcacttttggagaagtcgggtgagtacacaagggtggccaaggctgctgtgagaaaaatgaagaaggtagaggaggactacaaaagtctcctaatccgatatagggaggccaaatgtgagatagaaatactgaatggtgagctgtccgaaacttacacaaaagtgagatttcttgagaatgaggttgtgcaggcaaatgctaaaatagagagggtcaccaccaagaagctagatgatgttatctCATCTCAAAatagcttttcagacaaatccggattgggatataccggagaaagtagttcatctggaaatgtcactaaagaagtgaagtttgtaaaggccaaagatctaGTTGTAGTTGACCTTACTGATGAGaagctcaagatggaggagaagaagaatgtggtgaaccaacggttgttga
This DNA window, taken from Quercus robur chromosome 2, dhQueRobu3.1, whole genome shotgun sequence, encodes the following:
- the LOC126716060 gene encoding probable disease resistance protein At4g27220, giving the protein MHGPKPEDKPFLHSTVEEILGHLRDKNVKRIGLWGMPGIRKTTIMKSLNNYEEIAKMFDIVIWVTVSKDLSLEKLLHKIADRLKLNMEGITEPEIAQQIWRELKSKRYLLLLDEVWDFLDLSLIGMYESEMDSKVVLATRYLHVCSDMDTHLELNVPPLSEADAWNMFKVKVGRNFNIPNVEPIAKEVVIECAGLPLLIDKVASNFRRRDNIHLWRDGLRSLRRWPSIKIQGIGELIECLEFCYENLKDEVQKDCFLYCALYTEDYEIYTDPLLECWTVEGFIHDASEFRVARGIGHSILKELISVSLLEKSEKMNHVRMNKVIRTMALNISSRRCNFNILVKPHEGLQEAPDEVEWQKANRISLMDSKLGTLPKMPDCNKLSTLLLQRNWELKEIPDLFFRYMQNLRVLDLHGTGITLLPPTISVLKCLRALYLHSCISLMNLHLNGLEHLEVLDIQDTGLNHFPIQIRHLIRLKCLRMSLLNFGIRHSSDVESCRNVFSSLYLLEELQIIVDSNNQSWELTVKAISEGVATLMHLTSLSICFPTVDCLKSFISTSQLWKVCCFTFQFSVGYHDTALYKILGCFEYQNMNCLKFANGEGVDPIITEVLLKTHAFELIGHKGASRLSDFGVDSINKMRGCLIEGCNEIETIVDGNSITGSALICLEQMLINNVPNLKTVWEGPVHYGSLSQLTTLTLCNCLNLKMIFSSGMIKELSKLQHLEVEKCPEIEEIITESQNIGLEPEVLPRLKMLVLSNLPRVKRILTSDSLKWPSLERIKISMCQILTKLPFNNENAINLRCIEADQSWWSALECQDDAIKQRLSSIWFQSP